The Aureispira anguillae genome contains a region encoding:
- a CDS encoding D-arabinono-1,4-lactone oxidase produces the protein MIEALIKSAGNKGTQWSNWSENVTCLANRIFYPRTEAEIIEIIHLAKAEQKKIRVVGEGHSFSPLVETDHFIVSLKYMAGVISVDKANLEATVWAGTSINKTNAELYKQGFAMINLGDIDVQSLAGATATGTHGTGTAFGNVSTEIVAFTLITAEGKVLTCSKEENVDLFVAGRVSLGALGIITQMTFKIMKAYKLEYVSSAGDFYETLEQLEDYNSKNRNFEFYYFPYSNIVQLKESNITEQPVKNNKVLAYINDVFLENTIMNLICKVGTAFPSTFKRLCRGMAKVVPKGKTIDYSHKIYATVRNVYFKEMEYNIPIEHFKDCIQQFKKMVEENEYYVFFPVECRFVKGDDIWLSPAYGRDSAYIAVHVYAKTPHNPYFKEVEELFMQYDGRPHWGKMHTRTAANLARTYPKWEDFLTLRKKMDPQGLFLNPHLENIFGLV, from the coding sequence ATGATTGAAGCACTGATTAAAAGCGCAGGAAATAAGGGGACTCAATGGTCAAATTGGTCGGAAAATGTAACTTGTTTAGCCAATCGTATTTTTTACCCTAGAACAGAGGCAGAGATTATAGAGATTATTCATTTGGCGAAGGCTGAACAGAAAAAAATTCGTGTTGTAGGGGAAGGGCATTCCTTTTCGCCACTAGTAGAAACAGATCATTTTATTGTTTCTTTGAAGTATATGGCAGGGGTGATTTCTGTAGATAAGGCAAATCTAGAGGCAACGGTATGGGCGGGAACATCTATTAATAAGACCAATGCTGAGTTGTACAAACAGGGGTTTGCTATGATCAATCTAGGAGATATTGATGTTCAAAGTTTGGCAGGAGCTACGGCTACTGGTACACATGGCACTGGGACAGCTTTTGGAAATGTAAGTACTGAAATAGTTGCCTTTACCCTTATTACGGCAGAGGGAAAAGTGTTAACTTGCTCCAAAGAAGAAAATGTAGATTTATTTGTTGCGGGACGGGTATCTTTGGGGGCATTGGGCATTATTACCCAAATGACTTTTAAGATAATGAAGGCTTATAAATTAGAGTATGTATCTTCTGCTGGTGATTTTTATGAAACCTTAGAGCAGTTGGAAGATTATAACTCTAAAAATCGAAATTTTGAATTCTACTATTTTCCCTATTCCAATATTGTACAACTCAAAGAATCTAACATTACTGAGCAACCCGTCAAAAACAATAAAGTGTTAGCCTACATTAATGATGTTTTTTTAGAGAACACCATCATGAATTTGATCTGCAAGGTTGGAACAGCTTTTCCTAGTACTTTTAAGAGGCTTTGTCGGGGAATGGCAAAGGTTGTCCCTAAAGGAAAAACCATCGATTATAGCCATAAAATATATGCGACCGTTCGAAATGTTTATTTCAAAGAAATGGAATACAACATTCCCATAGAGCATTTTAAGGATTGTATTCAGCAATTTAAAAAAATGGTGGAGGAAAATGAATACTATGTATTTTTCCCTGTTGAATGTCGTTTTGTTAAAGGGGATGACATTTGGTTGAGTCCAGCTTATGGTCGTGATTCTGCTTATATAGCGGTTCATGTATATGCCAAAACGCCTCACAATCCTTATTTTAAAGAGGTAGAAGAACTATTTATGCAATATGATGGACGTCCGCATTGGGGCAAGATGCACACTAGAACTGCTGCCAATTTAGCTAGAACGTATCCCAAATGGGAAGATTTTTTAACCTTAAGAAAAAAAATGGACCCTCAGGGGCTATTCTTAAACCCCCATTTAGAAAACATTTTTGGTCTGGTCTAA
- a CDS encoding alpha/beta hydrolase family protein encodes MELTAPNRIEEDNLSYKKPPKEILDLVDVPRAPFVQMDRRGEYMLLIYRDSYQTIAELSAKELRLGGLRVNPITNIGSRTIYYNNLQVKLVKGGTAKTIHGLPTEPRLANFIWSPCQTKLAFTNTTESGVEAWVLDLKEAKADRLTSANVNANLGNPIRWFEDSRALLLRLLPKQRKQLIDTTTVIPAGPTISISDGSKAQNRTYQDLLKNKNDEHNFEALTTSELYKVTLDGEQTQWLEGQAMYRSCLFSPDGKYVQVMTIHPPFSYLVPYTRFPHITQLYTSEGKLVKTINEVPLIEEIPKGFMSVRQGRRMMQWRNDRPASLIWAEALDGGDAGVEVPFRDAIYEWEVPFEQAPRLILQTINRFDTIEWGNDQMAIAHDYWWNNRNTKVYTFNPSDPNQAPKVIFDRNYQDKYNDPGEFVTRKNAFNRLVLDLQEDTVFLVGEGHSEAGQFPFIDQLNLNTQQKERCYQSTYTTKLEAIYFPIALKEGQFIVRIESPTDYPNYYIRNIFEEDSLVQITAFENPFKSIQAVHKEVITYERADGVELSGTLYLPVGYDKEKKEKMPMIVWAYPREFKDNNSAGQVTTNSNEFIYPFYGSMVYWVTRGYVVLDDASFPIVGVGDTEPNDSFRTQLVANAKAAIDAVDNLGYIDRNRVAVGGHSYGAFMTANLLSHCNLFAAGIARSGAYNRTLTPFGFQSEERNYWEAPEVYNAMSPFMHADKMKTPLLLVHGEADNNSGTYPLQSERYFNALKGLGATARLVILPKESHGYSAKESILHLLWEQDCWLEKYLK; translated from the coding sequence ATGGAATTGACTGCTCCCAATAGGATTGAAGAAGATAACTTAAGTTATAAAAAACCTCCAAAAGAAATTTTAGACTTGGTGGATGTACCTCGTGCGCCTTTTGTACAGATGGATAGAAGAGGGGAATACATGTTGCTAATTTATAGGGATAGTTACCAGACGATTGCCGAGCTTTCAGCAAAAGAATTGCGTTTAGGGGGCTTGAGAGTGAATCCAATAACCAATATTGGGAGTAGAACCATTTATTACAATAATCTGCAAGTTAAATTAGTAAAAGGAGGAACGGCAAAAACAATTCATGGTTTGCCTACTGAGCCTCGTTTGGCTAATTTTATATGGTCACCTTGTCAAACAAAATTGGCCTTTACCAATACAACAGAAAGTGGGGTAGAGGCTTGGGTTTTAGATTTAAAAGAAGCTAAGGCAGATCGATTAACCTCAGCAAATGTAAACGCCAATTTAGGCAATCCAATTCGTTGGTTTGAGGATAGTCGTGCCTTGTTGCTGCGTTTGTTGCCTAAGCAAAGGAAGCAATTGATTGATACAACAACTGTGATTCCAGCAGGACCAACAATTTCGATTAGCGATGGCTCAAAAGCACAAAATAGAACCTATCAAGATTTATTAAAAAATAAAAATGACGAGCATAACTTTGAAGCGTTAACAACCTCGGAACTCTATAAAGTGACCTTGGATGGAGAACAAACTCAGTGGCTCGAAGGACAGGCAATGTATCGTTCTTGTTTGTTTTCTCCTGATGGAAAATATGTGCAGGTGATGACCATTCATCCTCCTTTTTCTTATTTAGTCCCTTATACTCGCTTTCCCCATATTACCCAATTATATACTAGTGAAGGGAAATTGGTAAAAACGATCAATGAAGTACCTTTAATTGAAGAAATTCCTAAAGGGTTTATGTCGGTTCGTCAAGGGCGTAGAATGATGCAATGGAGAAATGATAGACCTGCTAGTTTGATTTGGGCAGAAGCTTTGGATGGAGGAGATGCTGGGGTAGAGGTGCCGTTTAGAGATGCCATCTATGAATGGGAAGTGCCTTTTGAGCAAGCTCCTAGGTTGATCCTTCAAACCATCAATCGTTTTGACACGATAGAATGGGGAAACGATCAAATGGCCATTGCCCACGATTATTGGTGGAACAACAGGAATACGAAGGTTTATACCTTTAACCCCTCTGACCCTAATCAAGCTCCTAAGGTTATTTTTGATCGAAATTATCAAGATAAATACAATGATCCAGGTGAATTTGTAACTCGAAAAAATGCGTTTAACCGCTTGGTGTTGGATCTACAAGAAGATACTGTCTTTCTGGTAGGAGAAGGGCATTCTGAAGCAGGGCAATTTCCTTTTATAGATCAGCTGAATTTAAATACTCAGCAAAAAGAGCGGTGTTACCAATCTACCTATACGACTAAGTTGGAAGCCATTTACTTTCCTATTGCACTAAAAGAAGGCCAATTTATAGTAAGAATAGAATCGCCCACAGACTATCCAAATTATTATATTCGGAATATTTTTGAAGAGGATTCTCTTGTACAAATCACAGCGTTCGAAAACCCCTTTAAAAGCATTCAAGCGGTGCATAAGGAGGTCATAACCTATGAGCGAGCAGATGGCGTAGAGCTGTCTGGTACCTTATATTTACCAGTGGGGTACGATAAAGAAAAGAAAGAAAAAATGCCGATGATTGTTTGGGCTTATCCTAGAGAATTCAAAGATAACAACAGCGCAGGGCAGGTGACCACCAACTCTAATGAATTTATTTATCCTTTTTATGGTTCAATGGTTTATTGGGTAACGAGAGGTTATGTTGTTTTGGATGATGCTTCTTTTCCAATTGTAGGAGTGGGCGATACCGAGCCCAATGACAGTTTTAGAACTCAGTTGGTTGCCAATGCTAAAGCAGCAATAGATGCCGTAGATAATTTGGGGTATATTGATAGAAACAGAGTCGCTGTTGGTGGGCATTCTTATGGTGCTTTTATGACGGCTAATTTATTGTCTCATTGCAACTTATTTGCGGCGGGAATTGCTCGAAGTGGTGCTTACAATCGAACCTTAACGCCTTTTGGTTTCCAAAGTGAAGAACGCAATTATTGGGAAGCGCCAGAAGTGTACAATGCCATGTCTCCTTTTATGCATGCCGACAAAATGAAAACGCCTCTTTTGTTGGTGCATGGTGAAGCGGACAATAATTCTGGAACCTATCCGCTCCAATCAGAGCGTTATTTTAATGCCTTAAAGGGCTTAGGAGCAACAGCACGACTGGTTATTTTGCCAAAGGAAAGCCATGGTTATAGTGCCAAAGAATCGATTTTGCATTTGCTTTGGGAGCAAGATTGTTGGTTGGAAAAATACCTTAAGTAA
- a CDS encoding caspase family protein, translating into MRIQFGFILLLSLIATQTSFAQEKGCIEGNCENGWGIYEYYVGAVYQGRYEGNFVAKQRSGKGKFIYANGDKYEGNWAEGKPNGLGAKIIKNGKIKSGTWADGKLVARQKDNISKDCLVGTCKEGYGKSKDSRGNLYNGEFKKGQYSGFGEMRYNNGDRYKGIWKNGVPHGQGSYYFNNGHVNTGEFADGKYTHNKMKVWAVVVGVADYQHFQKLNYTTHDAQRVYAFLRSVEGGAVPEDQIELLLDEEATAFNIMNTAADLYEQADSNDLIIFYFAGHGKNGAFLPYNYDGTEANLLHHGLVNSLLKDSPAKYKLCAVDACHSGSFDMNTVISYQDYLENHRIEGEGVGNPFASTRSTKNIRERIKDYYKSFDGVKGGLAVIMSSASEEISLEANKLKQGVFSYYFIQAMKGAANKEDKNGKKDNVIDVEELYKFIEKNVRNFTYGFQHPLIYGEYDNNMPVGLLKRKQ; encoded by the coding sequence ATGCGTATTCAATTCGGTTTTATTTTATTGCTATCTCTAATAGCTACTCAGACGTCATTTGCTCAAGAAAAGGGCTGTATTGAAGGCAACTGTGAAAATGGTTGGGGTATCTATGAGTATTATGTTGGTGCTGTTTATCAAGGTCGCTATGAAGGAAATTTTGTAGCCAAACAACGTTCTGGAAAAGGAAAATTTATCTATGCCAATGGCGACAAATACGAAGGCAACTGGGCAGAAGGCAAACCCAATGGCTTGGGAGCAAAGATAATAAAGAATGGAAAAATAAAATCGGGTACCTGGGCAGATGGTAAACTTGTTGCTCGCCAAAAAGACAATATCTCTAAAGATTGTTTGGTTGGAACTTGCAAAGAAGGATATGGCAAATCTAAAGATAGCCGTGGCAACCTTTATAATGGTGAGTTTAAAAAGGGGCAATACAGTGGTTTTGGTGAAATGCGCTATAATAATGGCGATCGTTATAAGGGAATTTGGAAAAATGGGGTTCCTCATGGTCAAGGTTCTTATTATTTTAATAATGGTCATGTCAACACAGGAGAATTTGCCGATGGTAAGTATACGCACAACAAAATGAAAGTTTGGGCAGTAGTTGTTGGAGTAGCAGATTACCAACATTTTCAAAAATTGAATTATACCACACATGATGCACAACGTGTTTATGCTTTCTTGAGAAGCGTAGAAGGCGGAGCTGTTCCTGAAGATCAAATAGAATTATTACTAGATGAAGAAGCTACTGCATTTAACATTATGAATACAGCAGCCGACCTTTATGAGCAAGCCGATAGCAATGACTTAATTATCTTTTATTTTGCGGGGCATGGTAAAAATGGTGCTTTTTTGCCTTATAATTATGATGGAACTGAAGCGAATTTGTTGCACCATGGCTTGGTCAACTCACTCTTAAAAGACAGCCCTGCCAAGTATAAACTTTGTGCAGTTGATGCCTGTCATTCAGGAAGCTTTGATATGAATACCGTTATTTCTTACCAAGATTATTTAGAAAATCATAGAATAGAAGGCGAAGGCGTGGGCAATCCTTTTGCTTCTACTCGTTCTACCAAAAATATTAGAGAACGCATCAAGGATTATTATAAAAGTTTTGATGGAGTAAAAGGCGGTTTAGCTGTTATTATGTCTTCTGCATCTGAAGAAATATCCTTAGAAGCAAATAAGTTAAAACAGGGCGTTTTTAGTTATTATTTCATTCAGGCAATGAAAGGCGCTGCGAATAAAGAAGATAAAAATGGCAAAAAAGATAATGTCATAGATGTTGAAGAGTTGTACAAATTTATCGAAAAAAATGTTCGCAACTTTACCTATGGCTTTCAGCATCCACTTATCTATGGTGAATACGACAATAACATGCCTGTAGGCTTACTGAAACGCAAACAATAA
- a CDS encoding LOG family protein has product MIEETNGLDATPSKKQTKEWNSVHEMKASNSWTVFKVIAEFVDGYERLNKIDPCVSIFGSARTKPDNPHYKLAERIAGLLVQEGYGIITGGGPGIMEAANKGAKENGGTSVGLNIDLPFEQGYNPYIDVDKVFNFNYFFIRKVMFVKYAQAFVVLPGGFGTMDELFEVLTLVQTKKIAKIPIVLMGVDFWEGMFKWVKESLLEKYATISPKDLDLIPITDSPEEVVEIINNFYEAEELKPNLPY; this is encoded by the coding sequence ATGATAGAGGAGACGAACGGCTTAGATGCAACGCCATCTAAGAAACAAACCAAAGAATGGAACAGTGTTCATGAAATGAAAGCTTCAAATTCTTGGACTGTATTTAAAGTAATTGCTGAGTTTGTAGATGGATACGAGCGACTTAATAAAATAGATCCTTGTGTATCTATTTTTGGCTCTGCACGTACCAAACCCGATAACCCACATTATAAATTGGCAGAACGCATTGCTGGTTTATTGGTACAAGAAGGTTATGGAATTATAACAGGAGGAGGACCAGGAATTATGGAGGCTGCCAACAAAGGAGCTAAGGAGAATGGGGGAACTTCTGTTGGATTAAATATTGACTTGCCATTTGAACAAGGTTATAATCCATATATAGACGTGGATAAAGTTTTCAACTTTAACTATTTCTTTATCAGAAAGGTGATGTTTGTTAAATATGCACAAGCTTTTGTGGTTTTGCCAGGTGGTTTTGGTACGATGGATGAGTTGTTTGAGGTTTTAACCTTAGTGCAAACTAAAAAAATTGCCAAGATTCCTATTGTTTTGATGGGGGTAGATTTTTGGGAAGGAATGTTTAAATGGGTGAAAGAATCTTTGTTGGAAAAATATGCAACGATTAGCCCCAAAGACTTGGACTTGATTCCTATCACTGATTCTCCTGAGGAAGTGGTTGAAATTATCAATAATTTTTATGAAGCAGAGGAGCTTAAGCCTAATTTGCCTTATTAA
- a CDS encoding glycoside hydrolase family 73 protein, giving the protein MSLKQLFLITLFASLLASCSVNKRTTTPSTKPSSSSSSSAAARYTIKGPSNAVAYVEKYKHIAVAESVRTGIPASIKLAQGILESGYGSSQLAQKANNHFGIKCGGNWKGKTMRYKGSCYRVFRSGADAYKEHSNFLVNGSRYDFLFKLKRTDYKGWAKGLKKAGYATNPQYPAKVTELIERYKLYNYDK; this is encoded by the coding sequence ATGTCATTAAAACAGTTGTTTTTAATTACCCTTTTTGCTTCCTTATTAGCGTCTTGTTCTGTTAATAAAAGAACAACAACTCCTAGCACTAAACCCTCTTCCAGCAGCAGTAGTTCGGCAGCAGCTCGATACACCATTAAAGGACCATCGAATGCGGTTGCCTATGTAGAGAAATACAAACATATTGCTGTAGCGGAAAGTGTTCGCACAGGTATTCCTGCTAGCATCAAACTAGCACAAGGAATTTTAGAATCAGGTTATGGCAGTAGCCAACTCGCCCAAAAAGCCAACAATCATTTTGGTATTAAATGTGGGGGCAACTGGAAAGGAAAAACCATGCGGTATAAAGGCAGTTGTTATAGAGTTTTTAGAAGTGGAGCAGATGCTTACAAAGAGCATTCTAATTTCTTGGTCAATGGTTCTAGGTACGATTTTTTATTCAAACTAAAACGAACAGATTACAAGGGCTGGGCAAAAGGATTAAAAAAAGCTGGTTATGCTACCAATCCTCAATATCCTGCAAAAGTAACGGAGCTAATTGAACGTTATAAGCTTTATAATTATGACAAGTAA
- a CDS encoding fatty acid desaturase codes for MDTNFYKSPQLTHEQLSTLTKKRNNPALFRFIILYSLFLAASVGVILSWGGSWLAILISQSFFGMLICSLFACQHETVHNTAFKSIQWNKIAAFLTGMGYLYAPTMLRELHFTHHRHTHEPGLDPEISLGGKAIPSIVSNLPFYLSWLSGLPLFMFKLGMLTLGALGLPEPIRKNVYPFVQPEARKAIAIESLVILSVHILLVVLAVYYAPNIWGFYVGQLVGHCFLASYTAPEHNGLPHEGNILDKTRSIPSSRFVKLLMWNMPYHAEHHAYPSVPFHALPQLHEALGDELKHKDKNHPDFHWMIFKQTTIGSKD; via the coding sequence ATGGATACTAATTTTTACAAAAGCCCCCAATTAACGCATGAACAACTTAGCACCCTAACCAAAAAACGCAATAATCCTGCTTTGTTTCGTTTTATTATTCTATACAGTTTGTTTTTGGCAGCAAGTGTAGGAGTAATACTGAGCTGGGGAGGTTCTTGGCTAGCGATACTGATTAGCCAATCGTTTTTTGGAATGTTGATTTGTAGTCTTTTTGCCTGTCAACATGAAACCGTCCACAATACTGCATTTAAATCCATTCAATGGAATAAAATAGCCGCCTTTTTAACGGGAATGGGATACCTCTATGCTCCTACTATGCTTCGGGAATTGCATTTCACCCACCACAGGCATACCCATGAGCCAGGACTCGATCCAGAAATTTCTCTTGGGGGCAAAGCCATTCCATCTATAGTGAGTAACTTGCCCTTTTATCTAAGCTGGTTGTCAGGTCTGCCTCTTTTTATGTTCAAATTAGGCATGTTAACCTTAGGAGCATTGGGCTTACCAGAACCCATCCGAAAAAATGTATACCCTTTTGTTCAACCAGAAGCAAGAAAGGCAATAGCAATCGAAAGTTTAGTTATTCTATCCGTACATATTTTGCTGGTTGTTTTAGCCGTTTACTACGCTCCTAATATTTGGGGGTTTTATGTTGGTCAATTAGTGGGGCACTGTTTTTTGGCAAGTTATACCGCTCCAGAGCACAATGGCTTACCTCATGAAGGCAATATTTTGGACAAAACACGAAGTATTCCAAGTTCTCGCTTTGTTAAGCTATTGATGTGGAACATGCCTTATCATGCAGAACACCACGCCTATCCTTCTGTTCCCTTTCACGCATTGCCTCAACTACACGAAGCATTAGGTGACGAGCTAAAACACAAAGACAAAAATCACCCCGATTTTCATTGGATGATTTTTAAACAGACTACGATTGGTTCCAAAGATTAG
- a CDS encoding restriction endonuclease, giving the protein MILSFDEIADWQVFEDLVAAYFKYIQKDSSNNITEVRVEPSGEGTDGGRDILVTFRVSDSIDIFERKWVIQCKFYSNSLSKRNLASINIPSLVHEYGADGYLLVCKNGVTSNVSNMFENFRRKCRLRYTYEIWTGSDFLRRIRLNHEILAEFFPAYYRSL; this is encoded by the coding sequence ATGATTCTAAGTTTTGATGAAATAGCCGACTGGCAGGTATTTGAGGATTTAGTTGCTGCCTATTTTAAATATATCCAAAAAGATAGTAGTAATAATATTACGGAAGTACGAGTAGAACCTTCAGGAGAAGGCACAGATGGAGGACGTGATATATTGGTTACCTTTAGAGTCTCTGATTCTATTGATATATTTGAACGCAAGTGGGTAATCCAATGTAAGTTTTATAGCAATTCGCTATCTAAACGCAACCTTGCTTCTATCAATATCCCTAGCCTTGTACATGAATATGGGGCTGATGGTTACTTGTTGGTTTGTAAGAATGGTGTGACGTCGAATGTGAGTAATATGTTTGAAAATTTTAGACGAAAGTGCAGGTTGAGGTATACTTATGAGATATGGACTGGATCTGATTTTTTGCGGAGGATTCGCCTCAATCACGAAATTTTGGCAGAGTTTTTTCCTGCTTATTACCGAAGTCTATAA
- a CDS encoding helix-hairpin-helix domain-containing protein, giving the protein MSILIERASSEERAQFFEKNKWVINRLLGDSTADDEAVEKPKRKKKKAASKAKAKPKAKAKAKPKAKAKPKETPIVEEKKAPEVVEIPAPTVAEPAVVEVAAEPTKEEQLPTPDDLTKINGLGPKMVESLNAAGITTFEQLANLTPKRITQLGQSIRGFASAYDKKEFKKQANTLGE; this is encoded by the coding sequence ATGTCAATCCTAATCGAAAGAGCTTCCTCCGAAGAGAGAGCCCAGTTCTTTGAGAAGAACAAGTGGGTAATCAATCGGCTCTTAGGCGATTCAACAGCTGATGATGAGGCTGTTGAGAAACCCAAGCGTAAAAAAAAGAAAGCTGCATCTAAGGCAAAGGCAAAACCCAAGGCAAAAGCGAAAGCTAAGCCGAAGGCAAAAGCAAAGCCAAAAGAAACTCCAATCGTCGAAGAAAAAAAAGCTCCTGAAGTAGTTGAAATACCAGCTCCAACTGTAGCAGAACCTGCTGTGGTTGAAGTTGCTGCTGAACCAACTAAAGAAGAGCAGTTGCCTACTCCTGATGATTTAACTAAAATCAATGGTCTGGGTCCTAAGATGGTTGAAAGTCTTAACGCTGCTGGTATCACTACATTTGAACAACTAGCGAACTTAACCCCTAAACGAATTACCCAATTGGGTCAATCAATTAGAGGTTTTGCTTCTGCTTATGACAAAAAGGAGTTTAAGAAGCAAGCTAATACGCTTGGAGAATAA
- a CDS encoding suppressor of fused domain protein, translated as MTKEEYINTFSEEESVGWFYLDQQLATVYEGEEPRHYAAKVPYVTGGPDPLDGISIYTSQEQMTHFHLVSYGMSELYYDTELVGGDYSKWGIEFTFRLKPFEGDEGDPLWVIELMNNLARYVFESGNWFEENHFVPVNECIRVDTDSEIVGLIFVKDPELGTIQTPHGEVTFLQMVGITAKELEPLLENPTVEAVEELAETLKKENPLLITDLNRT; from the coding sequence ATGACAAAAGAAGAATACATCAATACCTTTAGCGAAGAAGAATCGGTAGGCTGGTTTTATCTTGACCAACAATTGGCTACGGTATATGAAGGGGAAGAGCCTAGGCATTATGCAGCAAAAGTACCTTATGTAACTGGTGGACCAGATCCTTTGGATGGCATTAGTATTTATACTAGCCAAGAGCAAATGACTCATTTTCATTTAGTGAGTTATGGAATGTCAGAACTTTATTACGATACCGAATTGGTTGGCGGAGACTATAGCAAATGGGGCATAGAGTTTACCTTTCGGTTAAAGCCTTTTGAGGGAGATGAGGGGGATCCTCTTTGGGTAATAGAATTAATGAATAACTTGGCTCGTTATGTTTTTGAAAGTGGCAATTGGTTTGAAGAAAATCATTTTGTACCTGTTAATGAATGTATTCGTGTGGATACAGATAGTGAAATTGTGGGACTGATTTTTGTAAAAGATCCAGAGCTAGGAACTATTCAGACTCCCCATGGAGAAGTAACTTTCTTGCAAATGGTAGGGATTACAGCTAAGGAGTTAGAACCGTTGTTGGAAAATCCTACTGTAGAGGCTGTAGAGGAATTGGCGGAGACCTTGAAAAAAGAAAATCCATTGCTGATTACAGATCTTAATAGAACGTAA
- a CDS encoding 3-deoxy-D-manno-octulosonic acid transferase, which produces MAKLLYYLGVFLYKFTIHFVAFLGNTKAKNWVNGRKDIFKRLKQTFEKNRHPVIWIHCASLGEFEQGRPLIERLNTQFPSHKILLTFFSPSGYLVQKDYNKVDWVFYLPADSPKHAAQFISIVQPQQAIFVKYEFWYYYLMQLQAQQIPTYLISAIFRPNQPFFRWYGTLFRQMIGCFQHIFVQNEASLLLLKQIGYQRGVIAGDTRLDRVLAIKKQAKTFPILDAFCQKQYTLVCGSTWPADEAVLADFFQQFSACKLVIAPHQIDNKHLQQIEELFQFTNCLRYSQQATADELAQASVLIIDNIGMLSSIYAYADLAYIGGGFGLGIHNILEAAVFEIPVLFGSNYQKFQEAKDLIEAGVAFEISHAKDMLYRVQQLQQTAARAKIQQQVQQYINQHSGATQVILKHLD; this is translated from the coding sequence ATGGCAAAGTTACTGTATTATTTAGGAGTTTTTTTGTATAAATTTACAATTCATTTCGTTGCTTTTCTGGGCAATACCAAAGCAAAAAATTGGGTAAATGGTCGTAAAGATATTTTTAAACGACTAAAACAAACGTTTGAAAAAAATCGACATCCTGTTATTTGGATACACTGTGCTTCTCTTGGGGAGTTTGAACAAGGGCGCCCTCTAATTGAACGTTTAAATACTCAATTTCCCTCCCATAAAATCCTCTTGACTTTTTTTTCTCCTTCTGGCTATTTGGTGCAAAAAGACTACAACAAAGTAGATTGGGTCTTTTATTTACCTGCTGATTCTCCTAAACATGCAGCTCAATTTATCTCCATTGTTCAACCTCAACAAGCTATTTTTGTTAAATATGAATTTTGGTATTACTACTTAATGCAGTTGCAAGCACAACAAATTCCTACCTATCTAATTTCTGCTATTTTTCGTCCCAATCAACCATTTTTTAGATGGTATGGCACACTCTTTCGTCAAATGATTGGTTGTTTTCAGCATATTTTTGTTCAAAATGAAGCTTCTCTCCTATTACTAAAACAAATTGGTTATCAGAGAGGAGTCATAGCAGGAGATACACGGTTGGATCGAGTTTTAGCCATCAAAAAGCAAGCTAAAACATTTCCTATTTTAGACGCTTTTTGCCAAAAGCAATATACCTTAGTTTGCGGTAGTACTTGGCCAGCTGATGAGGCTGTTTTGGCAGATTTTTTTCAACAATTTTCAGCTTGTAAATTGGTAATTGCACCGCATCAAATTGACAATAAACACCTTCAACAAATAGAAGAATTGTTTCAATTTACCAATTGCTTACGTTATTCTCAACAAGCTACTGCCGATGAATTGGCTCAGGCATCTGTTTTGATCATTGATAATATAGGGATGCTGAGTTCTATTTATGCTTATGCCGATCTAGCTTATATTGGTGGTGGATTTGGCTTAGGAATCCACAATATACTAGAAGCTGCTGTCTTTGAAATACCAGTTTTGTTTGGTTCCAATTATCAAAAATTTCAAGAGGCAAAAGATTTAATTGAAGCAGGCGTTGCCTTTGAAATAAGCCATGCTAAAGATATGCTTTATAGGGTCCAACAGCTACAACAAACAGCTGCAAGGGCAAAAATACAACAACAGGTACAACAATATATTAATCAGCATAGTGGTGCGACCCAAGTCATCCTAAAACATCTTGATTGA